One Rosa chinensis cultivar Old Blush chromosome 5, RchiOBHm-V2, whole genome shotgun sequence genomic region harbors:
- the LOC112203742 gene encoding uncharacterized protein LOC112203742 yields MVDLSRRTYACRRWDLTSIPCKHAISAINFMRQKPEDYVDACYQTSTYMAIYSNTVKHVNSMDLWLPSDEPAILSPQYNRQPGRPRTKRIKDASEKETDGPKLGRVQKSLKSSNCCILGHNKKTFHRHLSPKIAAAKGTKKRKLNNGDASTTQP; encoded by the coding sequence ATGGTTGATTTGAGTAGAAGAACTTATGCTTGTAGGAGATGGGATCTCACTAGCATACCATGCAAGCATGCCATATCTGCAATCAATTTCATGAGGCAGAAACCTGAAGACTATGTGGATGCATGCTACCAGACAAGCACCTACATGGCCATTTACTCTAACACTGTGAAACATGTTAATAGTATGGACTTATGGCTCCCTTCTGATGAACCTGCCATCCTCTCGCCACAATACAATAGGCAGCCTGGTAGGCCAAGGACCAAGAGGATAAAAGATGCATCTGAGAAGGAGACTGATGGTCCTAAGCTTGGAAGGGTTCAAAAATCACTGAAGAGTAGCAATTGTTGCATTTTGGGCCACAATAAGAAGACTTTCCATAGGCACCTATCACCTAAGATAGCAGCAGCTAAAGGTACCAAGAAGAGAAAGCTCAACAATGGAGATGCATCAACTACTCAACCTTAG